A stretch of the Streptococcus oralis genome encodes the following:
- a CDS encoding ribose-phosphate diphosphokinase, translating into MSDRNNMKLFTLNSNHEIAQKIADTVGVPLGKLSSRQFSDGEIQVNIEESVRGYDVYIIQSTSYPVSNHLMELLIMVDACVRASAHSINVVLPYFGYARQDRIASSREPLTAKLVANMLVKAGVSRVLTLDLHAVQVQGFFDIPVDNLYTVPLFAKHYCDKGLLGSDVVVVSPKNSGVKRARSLAEYLDAPIAIIDYAQDDSDRNEGYIIGDVEGKKAILIDDILNTGRTFSEAAKIVEREGATEIYAVSSHGLFVEGAADLLDATNIKEILVTDSVATKERTPENVCYITASELIGDAIVRIHERKPVSPLFAYNKKK; encoded by the coding sequence ATGTCAGATAGAAACAACATGAAACTTTTCACCCTAAACTCTAACCATGAAATCGCTCAAAAGATTGCGGATACAGTTGGTGTACCTCTCGGGAAGTTATCCTCTCGACAATTTTCTGACGGCGAAATCCAGGTCAACATTGAAGAAAGTGTCCGTGGTTACGATGTCTACATCATCCAGTCAACCAGCTACCCTGTTAGCAACCACTTGATGGAGTTGTTGATCATGGTTGATGCTTGTGTACGTGCAAGTGCTCATAGTATCAACGTTGTCCTTCCTTACTTTGGTTATGCGCGTCAGGATCGTATCGCTTCTTCTCGCGAACCCCTCACTGCAAAACTAGTTGCCAATATGCTTGTCAAAGCTGGTGTAAGCCGTGTTCTAACACTTGACCTCCATGCTGTTCAGGTCCAAGGTTTCTTTGACATTCCTGTAGACAATCTTTATACTGTTCCTCTATTTGCTAAGCACTACTGTGATAAAGGACTTCTTGGTTCTGATGTTGTTGTTGTCAGTCCAAAGAACTCTGGTGTTAAACGTGCACGTAGTTTGGCTGAATACCTTGATGCTCCTATTGCTATCATTGACTACGCCCAAGACGATTCTGATCGTAACGAAGGCTATATCATTGGGGATGTTGAAGGCAAAAAGGCTATCTTGATTGACGATATCCTAAATACTGGTCGTACTTTCTCTGAAGCAGCCAAAATCGTTGAACGTGAAGGCGCAACTGAGATTTATGCAGTATCCAGTCACGGTTTATTTGTTGAAGGTGCAGCAGATCTTCTTGACGCTACCAACATCAAAGAAATCCTCGTGACGGACTCAGTAGCAACCAAAGAAAGAACTCCAGAAAATGTATGTTACATTACTGCTAGCGAATTAATTGGTGATGCTATCGTCCGCATCCATGAAAGAAAACCAGTCAGCCCACTCTTTGCTTACAACAAAAAGAAATAA
- a CDS encoding CYTH domain-containing protein, which yields MKHLEIELKTLLKKGEYDHLKKQFSHIQPVLQKNYYIDTPDFQLREKKVAMRIRTFSDWAELTLKVPQTVGNMEYNQKLTLPEAESYLEKQKLPQGLVLEKLSKIGIESHDWLVLGCLSTLRYEMKTEIGLMALDESRYFDQTDYELELEVTDHEKGKEDFQRFLDENQITYQKAPSKLIRFIKSMKKS from the coding sequence ATGAAACATTTAGAAATAGAATTGAAAACACTTCTGAAAAAAGGGGAATATGATCATCTAAAAAAACAGTTTTCCCATATCCAACCCGTCCTTCAGAAGAACTACTACATTGACACGCCAGATTTCCAATTGCGTGAAAAGAAGGTTGCCATGCGCATTCGCACCTTTTCAGATTGGGCGGAATTGACCTTAAAAGTACCTCAAACTGTAGGAAATATGGAATACAACCAGAAACTAACTCTTCCAGAAGCTGAATCATACCTAGAAAAACAAAAACTACCTCAGGGTCTCGTTCTAGAGAAGCTATCTAAGATTGGCATCGAAAGCCATGACTGGTTAGTTCTAGGCTGTCTTTCCACTCTACGTTATGAAATGAAAACTGAAATTGGCTTAATGGCCTTAGATGAAAGTCGATACTTTGACCAGACGGACTATGAACTCGAGCTTGAAGTCACCGACCATGAAAAAGGGAAAGAAGATTTTCAGAGATTTTTAGATGAAAATCAGATTACTTATCAGAAAGCTCCATCAAAATTAATTCGTTTTATTAAAAGCATGAAAAAAAGCTGA
- a CDS encoding GTP pyrophosphokinase encodes MTIEWEEFLDPYIQAVGELKIKLRGIRKQYRKQNKHSPIEFVTGRVKPIESIKEKMARRGITYASLEHDLQDIAGLRVMVQFVDDVKEVVEILRKRQDMRVVQERDYITHRKASGYRSYHVVVEYTVDTINGAKTILAEIQIRTLAMNFWATIEHSLNYKYQGDFPEEIRKRLEITAKIAYQLDEEMGKIRDDIQEAQALFDPLSRKLNDGVGNSDDTDEEYR; translated from the coding sequence ATGACCATAGAATGGGAAGAATTTTTAGATCCTTACATTCAGGCTGTTGGTGAATTGAAGATTAAACTTCGGGGGATTCGCAAACAGTATCGTAAGCAAAACAAGCATTCTCCGATTGAGTTTGTAACAGGTCGTGTCAAACCGATTGAAAGTATCAAAGAAAAGATGGCTCGTCGAGGAATTACATATGCAAGTCTGGAACATGATCTGCAAGACATTGCGGGTTTACGTGTCATGGTTCAGTTTGTAGATGACGTTAAAGAAGTAGTTGAGATTCTACGTAAACGCCAAGATATGAGAGTCGTTCAGGAACGAGATTATATCACTCATCGTAAGGCTTCAGGTTATCGTTCTTATCACGTGGTTGTCGAATACACAGTTGATACGATCAACGGAGCGAAGACGATTTTGGCGGAAATTCAAATACGTACTTTAGCCATGAATTTCTGGGCTACGATTGAACACTCGCTCAATTATAAATATCAGGGCGATTTTCCAGAAGAAATCAGGAAAAGACTGGAAATCACGGCCAAAATAGCCTATCAACTGGATGAAGAAATGGGTAAGATTCGTGATGATATCCAGGAAGCACAGGCTCTCTTTGATCCATTGAGCAGAAAATTAAACGATGGTGTAGGAAATAGTGACGATACAGATGAAGAATACAGGTAA
- a CDS encoding NAD kinase, giving the protein MKNTGKRVDLIANRKPQSQKVLHELREKLKKQHFILNDTNPDIVISIGGDGMLLSAFHKYENQLDKVRFVGVHTGHLGFYTDYRDFELDQLVTNLLLDTGAKVSYPVLNVKVTLENGEVKIFRALNEASIRRSDRTMVADIIINHVPFERFRGDGVTVSTPTGSTAYNKSLGGAVLHPTIEALQLTEIASLNNRVYRTLGSSIIIPKKDKIELLPTRNDYHTISVDNSIYSFRNIERIEYQIDHHKIHFVATPSHTSFWNRVKDAFIGEVDE; this is encoded by the coding sequence ATGAAGAATACAGGTAAACGAGTTGACCTCATAGCAAATAGAAAGCCACAAAGTCAGAAGGTCTTGCATGAACTGAGGGAAAAACTAAAGAAACAACATTTTATACTGAACGATACCAATCCCGATATCGTCATTTCCATTGGTGGTGACGGAATGCTTTTATCTGCCTTTCACAAGTATGAGAATCAGTTAGACAAGGTTCGATTTGTAGGTGTTCATACAGGGCATTTGGGATTTTACACAGATTATCGTGATTTTGAGCTGGATCAGTTGGTGACCAATCTTTTACTCGATACTGGTGCCAAAGTTTCCTATCCAGTCTTGAATGTCAAGGTAACGCTTGAAAATGGAGAAGTGAAAATCTTCCGTGCTTTAAATGAAGCCAGTATCCGTCGATCAGATCGCACCATGGTTGCGGATATCATCATTAACCATGTTCCGTTTGAGAGATTTCGTGGAGATGGAGTGACTGTTTCAACGCCAACGGGAAGTACTGCCTACAACAAGTCCTTGGGTGGAGCTGTCTTGCATCCGACCATTGAAGCCTTGCAGTTGACGGAAATAGCAAGCCTCAATAACCGAGTCTATCGCACTTTGGGCTCATCAATCATTATTCCCAAAAAAGATAAGATTGAACTTTTGCCGACACGCAATGATTACCATACGATATCAGTCGATAACAGCATCTATTCCTTCCGTAATATCGAACGGATTGAGTATCAAATCGACCATCACAAGATTCACTTCGTAGCGACTCCAAGTCACACTAGTTTCTGGAATCGTGTCAAAGATGCCTTCATCGGCGAGGTGGATGAATGA